From the genome of Halobacterium sp. CBA1132, one region includes:
- a CDS encoding winged helix DNA-binding protein, giving the protein MLTKAGLAVIDTLSTGREATAADLAMETEYSQTHLYDVLDELLESGLLAEHRGANNQREVSLTDHPVVEAYRALRSELGHVEWPDLLSPATLRVCWYLDEPRRVSEIAERLNITRQGVHKALSPLKHRAMLSPSGPEYALSEGLSPLLAFAQAVVTHEHQSRAREIAPSATVEWCDPKRTLVRVQTTEDTDALLDVPDWQVTGLGRFEEYGLQFFIAGEPAFWYAPNEELTPEEVVCHTLILDSGSRRVSYAMLLIEALDIDQETLTDTATWYNLESTIAAMYQALQGGVEDSDVIPVVLPSESEYMALKEQYGVV; this is encoded by the coding sequence ATGCTTACGAAGGCCGGACTCGCCGTCATCGACACGTTGAGCACCGGCCGGGAAGCAACAGCAGCCGATCTCGCGATGGAAACCGAATATTCCCAGACTCATCTCTACGACGTACTCGACGAGTTACTCGAATCGGGGTTGCTCGCCGAACACCGTGGGGCAAACAACCAGCGGGAAGTCTCCCTCACAGACCACCCGGTCGTCGAAGCGTACCGAGCCCTTCGATCCGAACTCGGACACGTCGAATGGCCCGACCTTCTCTCGCCGGCCACACTCCGGGTATGTTGGTATCTCGACGAGCCTCGACGCGTGTCTGAGATTGCCGAGCGACTCAATATCACTCGACAAGGCGTCCACAAGGCGCTGTCACCGCTCAAGCATCGTGCAATGCTATCCCCCTCTGGCCCAGAGTACGCGTTGAGTGAGGGGCTCTCGCCGCTGCTAGCGTTCGCTCAGGCCGTCGTGACCCACGAGCACCAGTCGCGAGCTCGGGAGATCGCACCGAGTGCAACTGTCGAGTGGTGCGACCCGAAACGGACACTCGTTCGCGTCCAGACCACCGAGGATACAGACGCACTACTAGACGTACCTGATTGGCAGGTGACCGGGCTCGGACGATTCGAGGAGTACGGCCTGCAGTTCTTCATTGCAGGTGAGCCCGCGTTCTGGTATGCACCCAACGAGGAACTCACGCCGGAGGAAGTGGTGTGTCACACGCTCATCCTCGATAGCGGCTCCCGGCGGGTTAGCTATGCGATGCTCTTGATCGAGGCGTTGGACATCGACCAAGAGACGCTCACAGACACTGCAACGTGGTACAACCTGGAATCCACGATAGCTGCGATGTACCAGGCACTGCAGGGAGGGGTCGAGGACTCGGACGTAATCCCTGTCGTGCTTCCAAGTGAATCAGAATATATGGCGCTCAAAGAGCAGTACGGAGTAGTATGA
- a CDS encoding hydantoinase B/oxoprolinase family protein, whose product MSTGYPDFVGDHDIDPTTLDIIESTLENTRHEMDRVLETTAISPVIREQSDQFPLIADPQGRMVMGQFGSAIDTIIENASFGWDDLEDGDVIATNDPYMCAGAMSHTPDMLLLRPIFYEGERVGFSSQWGNLMDVGGKTPGSMPVQATSIFEEGMRLPPVKLYKGGELDEELLETFAHNTRLPDHAEADIKALAAGTGAAEERVTELCDRFGKETYLEGCDAILDRTRDGMIDLIEEFIPEGETYTFEDYVDDDGMGNGPIKLHLEIYREGSTVYLDWTGTDDQVPGTVNFLLNEKMFKMFTGVFLIMAFDPLLTFNDGYYDLFDVTLPEGTVIQPEFPAPLGNRLPLMARQFDVLQATFSKLIDGFSVAGSYGTSPNLVYAGTDSEGNDFQMLEILYGGIPARPGGDGLDGHSWWPLFRTVPAEYQEAYYPLTIDEYSTREDTGGPGEHRGGHGITKIYTFEEDGAITFQDDRAHTYPWGVEGGKHAARSEKKLIRMDGTEEELPSKVENVAVSEGDKLVFSTAGGGGLGDPLDRDPSQVATEVRRGLVTEDAAYGEYGVVIAEDGTVDESATETKREEIRETRDNPGEFDYGPLPPEEELAEEISSERREFDNRT is encoded by the coding sequence ATGAGTACCGGATATCCCGATTTCGTCGGTGACCACGACATTGATCCGACGACGCTAGATATCATCGAGAGTACATTAGAGAACACCCGCCACGAGATGGATCGCGTACTGGAGACTACGGCGATCAGCCCGGTCATCCGCGAGCAGTCCGACCAATTCCCGCTAATCGCTGACCCGCAGGGGCGGATGGTGATGGGGCAGTTCGGATCGGCCATCGATACTATCATTGAGAATGCCAGTTTCGGCTGGGACGATCTCGAAGATGGCGACGTGATTGCTACCAACGACCCCTACATGTGTGCTGGTGCGATGTCACATACTCCAGATATGCTCCTGTTGCGCCCGATCTTCTACGAGGGCGAGCGTGTCGGGTTTTCCAGTCAGTGGGGGAACCTCATGGACGTCGGCGGGAAGACGCCAGGCAGCATGCCAGTCCAGGCGACCTCGATCTTCGAGGAGGGAATGCGACTCCCACCAGTCAAGCTCTACAAAGGTGGCGAACTGGACGAGGAGCTACTGGAGACGTTCGCACACAACACGCGTCTCCCCGATCACGCCGAAGCCGACATCAAGGCGCTAGCGGCTGGCACGGGTGCGGCAGAGGAACGCGTTACAGAACTGTGTGATCGGTTCGGGAAGGAGACCTACTTGGAGGGATGTGACGCCATTCTAGACCGCACCCGCGATGGCATGATAGACCTCATTGAGGAGTTCATCCCTGAAGGCGAGACCTACACCTTTGAGGACTACGTCGACGACGATGGGATGGGGAACGGCCCGATCAAACTCCACCTTGAGATCTACCGTGAGGGGAGCACGGTCTACCTCGATTGGACCGGGACCGACGACCAGGTTCCTGGCACGGTGAACTTCTTATTGAACGAGAAGATGTTCAAGATGTTCACCGGGGTTTTCCTCATTATGGCGTTTGACCCACTCCTCACGTTCAACGACGGGTATTACGACCTCTTCGATGTCACGCTTCCCGAGGGAACGGTCATTCAGCCAGAGTTCCCGGCACCGCTCGGGAACCGTCTGCCACTAATGGCCCGGCAGTTCGACGTGCTCCAGGCCACCTTCTCGAAGCTTATCGACGGCTTCTCGGTCGCCGGTAGCTACGGCACCTCGCCGAACCTTGTCTACGCTGGCACCGATTCAGAAGGTAACGACTTCCAGATGCTTGAGATCCTCTACGGCGGCATCCCAGCTCGGCCCGGCGGCGACGGGTTAGACGGCCACTCGTGGTGGCCGTTGTTCCGCACCGTCCCAGCCGAGTACCAGGAAGCCTACTACCCGTTGACGATTGACGAATACAGTACCCGCGAAGACACTGGAGGCCCCGGCGAGCACCGCGGCGGCCACGGCATCACGAAAATCTACACCTTCGAGGAAGACGGCGCAATTACGTTCCAAGACGACCGCGCCCACACGTACCCATGGGGCGTTGAGGGCGGGAAACACGCGGCTAGAAGTGAGAAAAAACTAATTCGCATGGACGGTACCGAAGAGGAGTTACCTTCAAAAGTGGAGAACGTCGCTGTATCCGAGGGTGACAAACTCGTGTTCAGCACCGCAGGCGGCGGCGGATTGGGTGATCCGCTAGACCGTGACCCAAGCCAGGTCGCCACGGAGGTTCGTCGTGGCCTCGTCACTGAAGATGCTGCATACGGGGAGTACGGAGTCGTCATCGCTGAGGACGGAACCGTCGACGAGTCTGCGACCGAAACTAAGCGTGAGGAAATTCGAGAGACCCGCGACAACCCCGGAGAGTTCGACTACGGCCCGCTCCCCCCGGAGGAAGAACTCGCGGAGGAGATTTCGTCAGAGCGACGCGAGTTCGATAACCGGACCTAA
- a CDS encoding helix-turn-helix domain-containing protein: protein MFQAEIHLQQDKECVVSKLATEVDQDLDIAIEELHDELVTFVVESGAEVPTALDTLQESDQVKHIEELGNGNVLVTKISCGAYSAIDRNHGILRRQTSIGPNRRIYTVLFFRRQDLRAMIEDFREIGTVTLDKLSAFDGPGVRLTDRQYEVIEHAIEAGYFEWPREITSEELAADMEITRSTMLEHLRKAESKLLTDALETATTGTEQRGHTEPTTPPK from the coding sequence ATGTTTCAGGCGGAGATCCACCTCCAGCAAGACAAGGAGTGTGTCGTTTCGAAACTCGCCACGGAGGTTGACCAGGATCTCGATATCGCTATCGAGGAACTACACGATGAACTCGTGACGTTCGTCGTCGAATCTGGCGCAGAAGTTCCCACCGCCCTCGACACGTTGCAGGAATCAGACCAGGTAAAACACATTGAGGAGTTGGGCAACGGGAACGTCCTGGTCACAAAGATTTCCTGTGGGGCCTACTCGGCGATTGACCGGAACCACGGCATTCTCAGACGCCAGACCTCGATCGGTCCAAACCGCCGTATCTACACGGTCCTCTTTTTCCGCCGGCAGGACCTGCGAGCGATGATTGAAGACTTCCGAGAGATTGGGACGGTCACTCTCGACAAACTCTCAGCGTTCGACGGGCCTGGCGTCAGACTCACCGATCGCCAGTACGAGGTAATCGAACACGCCATTGAGGCAGGCTACTTCGAGTGGCCCCGCGAGATTACGAGCGAGGAACTCGCTGCGGACATGGAAATCACCCGTTCGACGATGCTCGAACACCTCCGGAAGGCCGAATCAAAACTTCTTACTGACGCGCTTGAAACTGCGACCACCGGCACGGAACAGCGCGGCCACACCGAACCGACTACACCGCCAAAGTGA
- the tbsP gene encoding transcriptional regulator TbsP yields the protein MSQNLLGTSVDDIIHAILDDNPDDLYVINPAGHTIKELVNTTDAYDGDLPDIRLLANHRTLKDVMDDFLVASTAANLIEENILELRTVNGGLRSSMLVTADRTVALLEGSELTGGLPTDDDDFTDIAYDAVGDDWEAAEEFTLRTPAIDRVRQTLGEDIGEDVEADFSEVLASMETARGDGDGLDEVTVSLLVAAKNREQLYDISKWGEDVGIASKATFSRMKTTLEDLGLIDTEKVPVDIGRPRLRLKLADEHLEDAPPAELANAAQSVLS from the coding sequence ATGTCACAGAATCTACTAGGAACGAGCGTCGACGACATTATCCACGCCATCCTCGACGACAACCCCGACGACCTGTACGTCATCAACCCCGCCGGCCACACCATCAAGGAACTCGTCAACACCACTGACGCCTACGACGGAGACCTCCCCGACATCCGCCTCCTTGCCAATCATCGAACCCTCAAAGACGTGATGGACGACTTCCTCGTCGCAAGCACCGCCGCGAACCTCATCGAGGAAAACATCCTCGAGCTACGGACCGTCAACGGCGGCCTCCGGTCGTCGATGCTCGTGACGGCCGACCGCACCGTCGCACTCCTCGAAGGTAGCGAACTCACTGGCGGTCTTCCCACCGACGACGACGATTTCACCGACATTGCCTACGACGCCGTCGGCGACGACTGGGAAGCCGCCGAGGAGTTCACGCTCCGCACGCCCGCCATCGACCGCGTCCGACAGACGCTCGGCGAGGATATCGGCGAGGATGTTGAAGCCGATTTCAGCGAAGTGCTCGCTTCGATGGAGACCGCACGTGGTGACGGCGATGGCCTTGACGAGGTAACGGTGAGCTTGCTGGTCGCCGCGAAGAACCGTGAGCAACTCTACGACATCAGCAAGTGGGGCGAGGATGTCGGTATCGCGTCGAAGGCAACGTTCTCCCGCATGAAGACCACACTTGAGGACCTCGGGCTCATCGACACCGAGAAAGTCCCCGTCGACATTGGGCGGCCGCGCCTCCGCCTAAAGCTCGCCGACGAGCACCTCGAAGACGCGCCCCCAGCGGAACTCGCGAACGCCGCCCAGTCGGTTCTCTCGTAA
- a CDS encoding transcription initiation factor IIB family protein has translation MATREIYETSFDEDVQTETESTQCPECGGRVTTNAVETVCEDCGLVVDEQRIDHGPEWRGFDDNERERTGAPLTAARHDRGLSTEIGRRTDANENELSGQKRRRLARMRREQSRGRFQSKAERNLAHGLGEVRRIVSTLELSETIRDQACQLFRSAQTEDLLRGRSIEAMAAASVYGACRCNGRPQTLDDVTESARVEHSRVTNAYTTLNTELGLPAQPMTPSTFVPRLASELDVSDQIQQRARQLAEASESTAATTGVQPSGFAAACLYKAGREQGWLLTQSDIAEAAEVSPVTVRTRRDTLDELAL, from the coding sequence ATGGCAACCAGAGAAATCTACGAAACGAGCTTCGACGAAGACGTCCAGACCGAGACCGAATCGACTCAGTGCCCCGAATGCGGTGGTCGAGTCACCACCAACGCAGTCGAAACCGTCTGCGAGGACTGCGGGCTTGTCGTCGACGAGCAGCGAATCGACCACGGGCCAGAGTGGCGAGGCTTCGATGACAACGAGCGTGAACGGACTGGCGCTCCGTTGACAGCAGCGCGGCACGACCGGGGCCTGTCGACGGAGATCGGCCGGCGGACCGATGCGAACGAGAACGAACTCTCCGGACAGAAGCGACGGCGACTAGCCCGAATGCGGCGTGAACAATCTCGTGGGCGGTTTCAGTCAAAAGCCGAGCGCAACCTCGCCCACGGGCTTGGTGAAGTCCGCCGGATCGTGAGCACACTCGAATTATCCGAGACGATCCGCGACCAAGCGTGCCAACTCTTCCGCAGTGCCCAAACCGAGGACCTTCTCCGTGGGCGGTCGATCGAGGCGATGGCCGCCGCAAGCGTCTACGGCGCCTGTCGCTGTAACGGGCGGCCGCAAACCCTCGACGATGTCACCGAGTCGGCGCGCGTCGAGCACTCGCGGGTGACGAACGCGTACACGACGCTGAATACGGAACTTGGCCTACCGGCCCAGCCCATGACGCCCAGTACGTTCGTTCCCCGCCTTGCATCAGAACTCGACGTCTCCGATCAGATTCAGCAGCGGGCTCGACAGTTGGCGGAAGCATCCGAATCGACCGCGGCAACCACGGGAGTTCAGCCGTCCGGGTTCGCTGCAGCCTGTCTGTACAAGGCCGGACGCGAACAGGGGTGGTTGCTCACTCAGTCCGACATCGCGGAAGCCGCAGAGGTCTCACCGGTCACCGTTCGAACCCGCCGCGACACGCTCGACGAACTGGCTTTGTGA
- a CDS encoding restriction endonuclease, protein MAVLDDLSGFEFEDVMEDVFRNLGYENVRQAAKTADEGRDVIMEEVVDGTRRAIIVECKHTDTVGRPVVQKLHSAIATFDFDGPKRGMVATTGRFTNPAQEYATRLQQNDDPHPIELLDGEDLREIADDIGLDLYNGRIEILCDETLRPYDPAANVDAPVEEAFRDIENIEAADLPTPRSEATFRPVVAVTADTNAVFETSVGVIHRINERTRFVVHAERGQPQVAADDVATLVTENLHATVELDTDRFGEVFNEVEARRFGQTQTEYKEWAVDRLQDHHTTTVTYTGDNNVTYNKTCEPNRSDISVQSIEPVYLPDVRQTTELQEYTYPYEYFVAGPSRVTAEDGIHRCVHCETSGVDEAYTYCSNCGAIACDSHIKTERLEQEPVCTGCAVTERFALKTKYFYDEENLKTFREEYAAMPIHEKAMENQVLAGGGVIATLLTLIVLLVIGGVI, encoded by the coding sequence ATGGCTGTACTGGACGACCTCTCCGGGTTCGAGTTCGAAGACGTGATGGAAGACGTCTTCCGGAACCTCGGCTATGAGAACGTCCGCCAGGCCGCAAAAACAGCCGACGAAGGCCGCGACGTCATCATGGAGGAGGTCGTCGACGGCACTCGGCGCGCGATCATCGTCGAGTGCAAGCACACGGACACCGTCGGGCGACCGGTTGTCCAGAAGCTCCATTCGGCGATCGCCACGTTCGACTTCGACGGCCCAAAGCGGGGTATGGTCGCTACCACCGGCCGATTTACCAACCCTGCCCAGGAGTACGCGACCCGCCTCCAGCAGAACGACGACCCACATCCTATCGAGCTGCTCGACGGCGAGGATCTGCGGGAGATTGCCGACGATATCGGTCTCGACCTCTACAACGGTCGTATCGAAATTCTCTGTGACGAAACGCTTCGGCCGTACGATCCCGCGGCTAACGTCGATGCGCCCGTTGAGGAGGCGTTCCGCGACATCGAGAATATCGAGGCGGCCGACCTGCCGACGCCCCGCTCAGAAGCGACGTTTCGACCGGTGGTGGCTGTCACTGCCGACACGAACGCGGTCTTCGAAACGTCAGTCGGCGTTATCCACCGGATCAACGAGCGGACGAGGTTCGTTGTCCATGCCGAACGCGGGCAGCCGCAGGTCGCTGCCGACGACGTCGCGACGTTGGTCACGGAGAACCTTCACGCGACGGTCGAGTTGGACACCGACCGCTTCGGCGAGGTGTTCAACGAGGTCGAAGCGCGTCGGTTCGGACAGACCCAAACCGAGTACAAGGAGTGGGCCGTCGACCGGCTTCAAGATCATCACACGACGACGGTGACCTACACCGGCGACAACAACGTCACGTACAACAAGACCTGCGAGCCGAATCGCTCGGATATCTCCGTCCAGTCGATCGAACCGGTGTATCTCCCCGATGTTCGACAGACGACCGAGCTTCAGGAGTACACCTATCCCTACGAGTACTTCGTAGCGGGCCCCTCGAGGGTCACCGCCGAGGACGGCATCCATCGCTGCGTCCACTGCGAGACCAGCGGCGTCGACGAGGCGTACACGTACTGTTCGAACTGCGGGGCGATCGCCTGCGACAGTCACATCAAGACCGAACGGCTCGAGCAGGAACCGGTCTGTACGGGCTGTGCGGTCACCGAGCGGTTCGCGCTGAAGACGAAGTACTTCTACGACGAGGAGAACCTCAAGACGTTCCGCGAGGAGTACGCCGCCATGCCCATCCACGAGAAGGCGATGGAGAACCAGGTCCTCGCTGGCGGAGGCGTTATCGCGACGCTGCTGACCCTCATCGTCCTCCTCGTTATCGGCGGTGTCATCTGA
- a CDS encoding CaiB/BaiF CoA-transferase family protein, which yields MSNSDTSARERQGPLDGLRVIDMSGMISGAFATTMMGDFGADVVMIEHPEVGDPIREWPQKTEDGHSLAWKSLGRNKRCITLDLGSDRGREIALELIEDADIVFENFRPGTMERWGLGPDDIHEVNERAIMVRLSGYGQTGPKSEKPGFGTIAEGISGWAHANGFPDREPLLPPISLADVTAAQFALQATLMAVYERDLGRGGSGEGQVVDVSLIEPLWRVFFGDVEAYDYDGHIRERTGNQHPNTAPRNIYETKDGYMTMSASNQKIFERVAKTIGKPELIEDPRFADNEKRVENSEPLNETIEEWTRQHTTAEAIEILEANDAIVGPVYDMSDIREDEQFQARGDFVKVDDPDVGEIETFAPIPKFSRTPGDVEFLGPRHGEHNEEIYGGELGLSPEEIVDLEEEEII from the coding sequence ATGAGTAACAGCGACACCTCCGCGCGGGAACGACAGGGGCCGTTGGACGGCCTGCGCGTAATCGACATGTCGGGTATGATTAGCGGTGCGTTCGCGACGACGATGATGGGTGATTTCGGCGCGGACGTCGTGATGATCGAACATCCAGAGGTTGGAGACCCCATCCGAGAGTGGCCACAGAAGACCGAAGACGGGCACTCGTTAGCCTGGAAGTCACTCGGACGCAACAAGCGGTGTATCACGCTCGACCTCGGGTCGGACCGCGGCCGTGAAATCGCGCTCGAACTCATTGAGGACGCCGACATCGTCTTCGAGAATTTCCGCCCGGGGACTATGGAACGGTGGGGACTGGGGCCCGATGACATCCACGAAGTCAACGAGCGCGCGATTATGGTTCGACTCTCGGGGTACGGCCAGACTGGCCCCAAGTCAGAGAAACCCGGATTCGGCACCATCGCCGAGGGAATCTCCGGGTGGGCCCACGCAAACGGCTTCCCCGACCGTGAACCCCTCCTACCACCAATCAGCCTCGCAGACGTGACCGCCGCCCAATTCGCCCTTCAGGCGACGCTAATGGCCGTCTACGAGCGCGACCTCGGCCGTGGCGGAAGCGGCGAAGGACAGGTGGTCGACGTCTCCCTGATCGAACCGCTCTGGCGGGTCTTCTTTGGCGACGTGGAGGCCTACGATTACGACGGGCATATCCGTGAGCGCACCGGCAACCAGCATCCGAACACCGCGCCGCGGAACATCTACGAGACGAAAGACGGCTACATGACGATGTCAGCCTCCAACCAGAAAATCTTCGAGCGAGTCGCTAAGACCATCGGCAAACCCGAACTGATCGAAGACCCCCGCTTTGCGGACAATGAGAAACGCGTCGAGAACAGCGAACCGCTCAACGAGACCATCGAGGAATGGACACGCCAGCACACCACTGCGGAAGCCATCGAGATTCTAGAGGCGAACGATGCTATCGTCGGCCCGGTCTACGATATGTCTGACATCCGTGAGGACGAGCAGTTCCAAGCCCGCGGAGACTTCGTCAAAGTTGACGATCCTGACGTGGGCGAAATCGAAACCTTCGCACCGATCCCAAAATTCTCGCGTACCCCCGGAGACGTGGAATTCCTTGGGCCGCGCCACGGCGAGCACAATGAGGAGATCTACGGAGGCGAACTCGGGCTCTCACCCGAAGAGATTGTTGACCTCGAAGAGGAGGAGATCATCTAG
- a CDS encoding isochorismatase family protein: MDWTDDTEAYYADHDFGGEVGMGKRPALVVIDLIEAFTNPETNLGADFDAVVAQTERLLAAFREHGYPRYFTTIAYEASYGDAGRFIEKVPALRELELGTDAVTVDDRLDPRDDERILLKKYASAFFGTDLATELTTHGVDTLVLAGVTTSGCVRATAVDSLQHGYRTIVPADAVGDRADGPHRANLFDIDQKYGDVATTDDVIEYFGDL, encoded by the coding sequence ATGGACTGGACCGACGACACTGAGGCGTACTACGCAGACCACGACTTCGGCGGCGAGGTTGGGATGGGGAAGCGACCCGCGTTGGTCGTGATCGACCTCATCGAAGCGTTCACCAATCCGGAGACGAATCTCGGAGCCGACTTCGATGCCGTGGTTGCACAGACAGAGCGACTGCTCGCGGCGTTTCGTGAACACGGCTACCCTCGCTATTTCACCACCATCGCCTACGAGGCGTCCTACGGTGACGCCGGCCGGTTCATCGAGAAGGTCCCCGCGCTACGGGAACTCGAACTTGGGACCGATGCTGTTACAGTCGACGATCGGCTTGATCCGAGAGACGACGAACGTATCCTCCTGAAGAAGTACGCGAGCGCGTTCTTCGGGACAGACCTTGCGACGGAACTGACGACGCACGGTGTGGACACGCTTGTCCTGGCAGGCGTTACGACAAGCGGGTGCGTCCGTGCAACAGCTGTCGATAGCCTCCAGCATGGCTATCGAACGATCGTGCCAGCCGACGCCGTCGGCGACCGCGCTGACGGCCCACACCGCGCGAACCTATTCGACATCGACCAGAAGTACGGTGACGTAGCTACGACCGACGACGTGATCGAGTACTTCGGAGACCTATGA
- a CDS encoding type II toxin-antitoxin system Phd/YefM family antitoxin — protein sequence MSTDSDAGGDGEMEKINVRVPQSLLAQVDDAWEDRGYASKSEFIRDALRDAVNPSTQLSEEALEHLAESREQREQGETVSQDDVKDRLGIDD from the coding sequence ATGAGCACTGACAGCGACGCCGGTGGCGACGGTGAAATGGAGAAGATCAACGTCCGAGTGCCACAGTCGCTGCTGGCACAGGTTGATGATGCCTGGGAGGACCGCGGGTACGCGAGCAAATCGGAGTTTATCCGTGATGCGCTCCGGGATGCCGTCAACCCCTCGACGCAACTGTCTGAAGAAGCACTCGAACATCTAGCCGAGAGCCGCGAACAGCGAGAGCAGGGCGAAACAGTATCACAGGACGACGTGAAGGACCGGCTGGGCATCGATGACTGA
- a CDS encoding LeuA family protein has protein sequence MLLTDVTLREGDQMPGREFTAEEKIQCARKLDDLDVPFIQPGFPATGEKDQRVISELAGTTDAAVVALARALEQDIDAALETDADVIETFVSASDRHLEHLLGTTRGEMLSMLGEAVDYAHDHGASVHVTLADAFRTKQEHLIEIIDTVPNVEFVSLADSVGARTPATVQAYLDDLDGHVDFDRLGVHFHDDMGCATANALAAYRAGVEKADVSIAGLGERAGNSPLEEVAVACAVDYDDDLGLTTGELVPTCREILDNLGEPYEDRKAILGEKIAEHESGIHTAAMLSDPATLEPFDPEVFGGERRLVFGKPTGKSGARHLLQRAGIKPDEKMVTAYLDALATEGPLDLDEALALAEREFKA, from the coding sequence ATGCTGTTGACCGACGTAACCCTCCGAGAAGGCGACCAGATGCCCGGACGGGAGTTCACAGCCGAGGAGAAGATTCAGTGCGCCCGCAAACTTGACGATCTGGACGTACCGTTCATCCAGCCTGGGTTCCCTGCCACCGGTGAGAAAGACCAGCGAGTCATCTCAGAGCTGGCCGGAACGACCGACGCAGCGGTCGTCGCGCTGGCCCGCGCATTGGAACAGGACATCGACGCTGCACTGGAGACCGACGCCGACGTAATCGAGACGTTTGTCTCGGCGTCCGATCGGCATCTCGAACACCTACTCGGGACAACGCGTGGAGAGATGCTGTCAATGCTCGGCGAAGCCGTCGACTACGCCCACGACCACGGTGCTTCGGTTCACGTAACCCTAGCTGACGCCTTTCGAACTAAGCAAGAACATCTCATCGAGATCATCGATACGGTCCCAAATGTGGAGTTCGTCTCGCTTGCAGACTCGGTTGGCGCTCGAACGCCCGCAACGGTCCAGGCGTACCTCGATGACCTAGACGGCCACGTCGACTTCGATCGACTCGGCGTCCACTTCCATGACGACATGGGATGTGCGACAGCGAACGCGCTCGCCGCGTATCGTGCCGGCGTCGAAAAAGCCGACGTTAGTATCGCAGGATTGGGCGAGCGCGCTGGCAACAGCCCGCTCGAAGAGGTGGCTGTCGCCTGTGCCGTTGACTACGACGATGATCTCGGGTTGACCACGGGCGAACTCGTTCCGACCTGTCGAGAAATCCTCGATAACCTCGGGGAGCCCTACGAGGATCGGAAGGCAATCCTCGGCGAGAAGATCGCCGAACACGAGTCGGGAATTCACACCGCTGCGATGCTCTCAGACCCGGCCACACTCGAACCGTTCGATCCTGAAGTATTCGGCGGCGAGCGTCGTCTCGTGTTCGGAAAACCAACCGGCAAGAGTGGTGCGCGACATCTCCTTCAGCGAGCGGGAATCAAACCCGATGAAAAGATGGTGACTGCGTACCTCGACGCGCTTGCCACTGAAGGACCGCTCGACCTGGACGAGGCACTCGCGTTGGCTGAGCGTGAATTCAAGGCCTGA